CAAGGAGCTCCTTGTCTTGTTGCCTTAAAATGTATGTACGCAGAACGCTAAATAAAATTGCTAAAATAATTCATTcagaaaatatgataaaattgtATAAAATTGGAGCATGATTATAATTGAAGTATTGAACCACAGCCAGTGTTGTTCTTGACCTGCACTATATGTCTCAGGAAGTTCCACCTGACTATAGGATTTTGGAAGGCTGAGGCTGACTCAGTTTGAACTTTTcctcaaaagagaaaaaatgatcATCTTGCTTTTTATGATAAGTTctgaatgatgaagatgaagttttAGAGGCGCTTAATCATTACCCGACATGCATGCGTTTGGCATGATGATATATAGTTTATGGAGTTCTATGTTTGTTCAAGGGAGACTCTATCTTTGTTTCACTATTGAGTATTGACTCATTCTGTGCATTTGTTTCAGGCATGCTGTTTTGTTCTCCAGAGTTGGTTCTCAAAGAAATTTATGACTGGATGGTAATGGACTGAACTACTTATCAAGAGGAGTAATTGTAACCATTATATTTGGCCTGACTATATGTTTGGTTTTGAATTTGCAGCGTTGTTCTTTTTCCAGTTGCAGTTACCTTTTTTATTACATGGTGGTTTATTCAGTTTGTTGATGGTTTCTTTAGTCCAATATACTCCAGGCTTGGCATTGACATATTTGGTGGGTAATTTATTTTTCCGTGAATTAAACATGGTTTTGATTATTATTATATCTGCCTCCTCATAAGTTATGTATGACAGGACTATATCATTGTTCTAGAAGGTTACTCTATATTGAgaaacgagagagagagagagagagagaatctgATTTGAATGATTTCTGTTATTGGTTGATTAGATGAATGTGATACAATTACGTTTATAACGTGATTCAGCTGTAGCAAGCTCGAACAAACACTAGTTGAACCCTAACTACTTGACAACTGTCAGTAACAAACTGCGACTAAATGCTAGGCTAGGATTCTCTACATTAGGTACAAATGAGCTCTACATACTCCGATATTCTACTATTTTATCAATTGAGGTGGAAGGCattattgttttttattataGTTTAGCAGATACTTGGGAATAGCTTATTTGAATTATACTCTAATTGTTTCAGAAGATGTGGTAGCTCCCCTTTCTTGTACTTCTTTGGTTTCTctgataatttattttttctctatTAAAACACCCGCACAAACATACATATACTATAGTTGTGGAAGCCTCCTGTGTATTCTTTCTTTATATTTTGATCACTCCACATGATGTCTGGATTTTGGTACTTGAACAGTTGAACTAACTCTTTTTTCTGGATGCAATGTATTGACTATTAAGTTTGACTCTTGGTTTGTGGTGCAGGACTGGGTTTTATTACATCGTTAGCTTTTGTATTTCTTATTGGTGTTTTTGTTTCGTCATGGATTGGCGGCACTGTTTTCTGGATTGGAGAATGGTTCATAAAGCAAATGCCCCTCGTTAGACATATATACTCTGCGTCCAAGCAGATCAGTGCTGCAATTTCTCCAGGTTTGTTCTTTTTAATAACATTGTCCAACTAGAAATCTAGAATTTAgccaaaaaatattatttagataCTGGGTCTGAACTCACATAGGGATGAATAATTAGACTACACTAGATTGGTTAGCCATTGATGTTAGAATAGGAAAAGAACATCTTTTAATAGAGTCATTTGAAAACATCACTTAGGATATATGCTTTTATTGATGACCTACATTTAAAGGAATTCTTCCGGATTGCTTAATGTTATCTCTTGTGAGAAAAGCGTGTAATGCCATTTGAGTTTTTCAAGCACTGTTGTTACATGTATTTGATCATGGGTAAGGGTTAATCAAGCCAGGGTTGTCAATTATGACTGATAAATTCTAACAAACTGATTGATTAGTTTTGAATTCATCAAGTTTCATATAAAACTATTcatgtaaatatcatttttctttttgtaaaatgaagaagatgaaaaagaaaaggtaATGCAAGAAATAACAAATCTAGGCCAGCTGTGAACTTGAGGCATTCTCTAGTTGTAAAAATAATGAGGGTAAAATGATGATAGTTATTGAATAGTGATGTTGTGTGTGGTGTGGCGGTAAGGGATTCGTGGTAGTAGTAGACTAATGGTATGGTGATGGTTGTAGCAAAATTGGTCATGTATAATATCttgatttaaattaattaaactaAACGAATATATGTATGAAACTTATTGTATTGACTGTAAAAATGGAATGCTGCGGCCAATAACATAAAACAAGTCTTGAGTAGTGTAGTTTGTAAGGCCCTAAGGTTGAAAATATAATTtactgtttttattttaatagatATTATGAGTTTGTCAAGTAGGCGTGCTTCAAATAGTTATTTCCTTATCATTTTACCTGTCAGTGTTTTCTTTTAAGCCAATGCACCTTGTAGATCAGTAAGTTGTAACTATCGTATATCCACAATTTTTAATATTGGTGACACGGTTACAACCACTAatagtgattttatttttttaattcttcttTACAGATCAAAATACTACTGCCTTTAAAGAGGTAGCAATTATCCGTCATCCGCGTGTTGGTGAATATGCTTTTGGCTTCATTACATCAACTGTTATTCTACAGGTACTCTGAAGTCTGAACTATATTACATCAATTTCTTTCGAATTTGATAACTAGTAAACTTCATCCGTTTCTATTATTTATAATGCTTTTACCTGGCAACAAGGTTGACAAACTCGTGATTCTACCTAGGAACGGGGAGGGGGTGCAGAATCGTAAATCGTGTAAACATAACATGGAGGTTATGATTCTGCAAATATACtattatatatctatatataatagTATAAATACAATTTTTTATATAGTACTTTGAAGTTGAGGCACACGTCCAACAGAGGAAGTGCCACAACACAACAACAGGACCTTCGAATTCAGGTGTCCCCCTCACACGCACTCTTCACTCTCTTCCTCTCCTTCTTCTCACACACTCACACAGAGACCATGGCAGATGGCACATGAAACACATCGACGATGCACGAAGGAGAGTGGAAAGGGTCGCAGGTTAGTGAAAACTGAAAAAAGGGTCGAAGGAGAGGGAAAGGGGCAAAGTAGAGGACAACGGTGATGTAGAAGGAAGGCAAGGTGACAGCGTCGAAGGCAGGAAGAGTGACGGCGGACAGAGGAGAGTGAGGTTGAACGAAGAAGAGAGTGAAACCCGGGTTGAATCGggtaaaaatatcaaatttgaaCCCAGGAAAAACCAAGCAGGATCGACTCATTCCACGATTATACGCTTTCACGTCAAGATCGCAGTTCCCACGCGATTCCACCAGCTGCCGATTCTGTTCACGATCCAGCACGGGCAGGGTGAGTAAGCTCTCAGAATCATGCGATTGATCGCACGTTCTGAATCATGATTCTGTCAACCTTGCTTGGCAATATCTGTGATGTTGGAACACAGACATCAGTATCACATATATTGTGATGTGATCCATCACGATATGTGAAGAATTCACTGTCATTAAATCACAGTTGATTAATCTCAATTAAAGTAACATTTGAAGAAGGATCTATTTAAGTAACATATGGTTCTAATGCTTCCTACTCAGTCAAGCACAAAAGTGTATACTATATACCCATGCATGTACATGATAGAGACCGTGGGGTCAGCAATTAAAAGGGCCCACAATTAAGGGTTATTCTAGTAGGAATAGGAAATACTTTGGATTTAGTTACGCACACAAGAAGGGGTACTTTAGGAGGGTATTATGAATGAGGTGAGGCAGTTGCGTTGATCAAAGTTTGTTAGACATTCTGCTGGGAAGAGAATATTTTCCGAGGAGCTTAGGCTTTGATTTTCCTCCTCCTAGCTCTTTGAGCTCACGTTGAGTTCAATTAACTTTCTTTAATTCAGAACACTATTTCAGGGCCCTATCATTATGAGTCTATGCTGTGCATCTGTGAGATTTGAAACAGCATACAAGTCTAATGTGGTCTATCTTgtgttaaataaataaataaataattagtaCTTTATCTTAGCCACTAGGGGCTTGCATTTATCTCATTTTCGTCTTGAAGGGGCTTCATGAAAAATCTCATCATATATGTGTATCCTCCGAGGCTTCGACAaatcttgttttattttctgagtAAACTACTAATTTCCGTTTTTTTCTTATGTACATACATTTAATTTAACCTTTAATTTCATCCTTTTTTCTCCATCACAGAAagagaatgaagatgaagagctcTGTAGTGTTTTTGTCCCAACGAACCATCTGTATATTGGTGATATACTTTTGGTTAACTCCAAAGATGTTATAAGACCAAATCTTTCCATTCGAGAAGGCATAGGTAGGTTCCCTTTTCTTTCATTAACTGACAAAGTACATTGTGTGTGTTATTATGCTTGTTCAACAATGTTTATGAAGGATAAACAGTTGGTATATATGTAGTTCTTTTACCTCATCAAACACAGTTGTGAACTTTGTTATTTGACTTTTTGCTGGATGTAGGAATTCTTAAACTATTATTTGGACATTGTTTTTCAGTAATCACATGGTGTAACATATTTGTATTGGTGCTGAT
This is a stretch of genomic DNA from Lotus japonicus ecotype B-129 chromosome 1, LjGifu_v1.2. It encodes these proteins:
- the LOC130711800 gene encoding protein LIKE COV 2 — protein: MPEEKESTSIPLSQAEDNASCDDPEDPAKSPPNSPNSSTRRACCFVLQSWFSKKFMTGCVVLFPVAVTFFITWWFIQFVDGFFSPIYSRLGIDIFGLGFITSLAFVFLIGVFVSSWIGGTVFWIGEWFIKQMPLVRHIYSASKQISAAISPDQNTTAFKEVAIIRHPRVGEYAFGFITSTVILQKENEDEELCSVFVPTNHLYIGDILLVNSKDVIRPNLSIREGIEIIVSGGMTMPQLISPVERVTRPNERILNRIG